The sequence CCCAGCGAAGCGGAAGAAAAGCCGAGAAGCGGGGGGAAGGACATGGTTCTGCTCCGGGGGTTGGAAGAGCGTCGGCACCTTGCGCAGCCGCGCAAGCCATGACGACGAGTCCGAAGCATAGGGAGCGCCGCATGTTCCGGGCGCTCCGATTCGTGTTCGAAACGCTCAGGCCTGCGCGGTACTCACCCGCGAAGGCTCCACGCCATAGCGCGCCGAGAAGCGCTTCACGAAACTCGAGACCGAGGCGTAGCCCGCTCGCGCGGCGACCGACTTGACCGGCAACCGGGTCGAGATGAGCAGGGCCAGCGCATGCGAGAGCCGCGCCTCCGCGGTGACTTCCCGCAGGCTGGTGCCTTCCTCGGCGAGTCGGCGACGCAGGGTCGCGCCGCTCATGCCCAGGACATCCTCAACGTCGAGCGAGCGCCATTCGCGTGCGGGCTCCCCGGCCACCATGTCGCGGACGCGGTCAGCCAGGCGCGGCAGCGGTGCCTGCAGGAGGCCCGTGTGTCCCGCCTCGGCCAACGCCATGATGAAGCCGACCAGGGCGTAGGCCGCGCGGTCCTCGTCGCCCTCCGCAATGGCCTGCGCCCAGCCCGTCAGCGTCGCCACGTAAGGCGCGACCGGCTCGCTGGCGACGTTGCCACCGCCGGCGCTCCGCTGCGTCGAAGCCAGCGTGCGCGCGGCATCCAGCACGCGACCCGAGATAGGCACGACGACAGCGGCATAGCAGCCCTCCTCCTCGTCGAGCACGTTCTCGATATCCACCCGCCGCGCATTCGGCACCACCAGCATCTCCCCCGGATCGACGCGCAACCAGCGCTCGCCGTCATAGGCGCGCTTGTGGCCGCGCAGGGGAAAGGCAATCAGGCCCTGCGGGATGTCCACTGCACGCAACAGACAGGTGTGGTGCGCCCGCACATATACACAGGTATTGGGCGCGCCCTGCTGGGCCATTTCCATCAACTGGGCGAGCAGGGCCTGGACGGGCGGAAATTTGGGGGACATGGCGGATGGATGCGTCGTCGGCTGGCCCACAGCATAGCCCGTCGGACGCACCCTCGCCGAAGCATCGATGCGTCTTCCAGTGCCGGCTACTGCCTGCGACGACGAATCAGACCGATCACCGCCAACCCACCAAGCATAAGCGCGTAGCTCGCGGGCTCTGGCACGCTCGACACCGGCCCGGGCACAGACCATACGCTCACCGATACATCGCCCATCCAGGCGAAGTGGCTCCAAGCGGTGGATGCGTTGGAATAGGACATCTCGAACGGCTCTGACAGCGATTCCGAAAGTGCCTCGTTGGCCCTTCCGCCCACCAGGAAACGGGAAACCGACATGCCGCCGTCGGCTCCGTAGAGCTCGAAGTCGTAGGAAGCGTCAGCCCAGTCGTCGAGCGAGCCCGCGCTTACGTACGCACTCAACCAGCCCGAAACGCGCAGTTCCGTGGCCGGCGACAGGACGAAGTCCACCGGGGGATGGTGAAACACCATGCTCGGGATCGCCTCCGCGGTCGCGCGACCATCACCGCTCGCCGCCGCCTGAACCGAAATCCACGAACTCCCGATCTGCGCTGAGGCGTTCGCGACAGAATTGCTGATCTGTGCAGAAACCGGCGTATAGATCTCCCCTTGGTGCATTGACACGGAAGAGTGGCTCCACAGCGTCTCTTCCGGGGTCGCGCCGCTCACATTCGCGTCCGCGGTCGAGTCGGCGGTCAGGTATAGGTCTGTCGTATGCGCGATCCACGGCGAGACCCCGTCGCCGGGATCAAGGTCAATCAGCTCCACACGAAAATTGGATATTGATGCGGCGGCGTGGGCCGACGCGAGGACAGGATTGCTTCCCCCCGCGAGGCCCAGCGCGACCACTGAAAGCAGAAGACTCCCGCGACTGAACATTAGCGAACCCTCCAGGTTAAGTGCTTGGCCCGCGACGGCTCCAGCCCACACTCGCGCCGAGCCCGGAACCCTAGATTGCAGTCGATGCAACTGTCTCTGCGCGGCGACGCATCCTTGCAACCGGAGAGCATCGCCTTGCCCTCAGGTGCATTCGGGCTCGCTGTGAGCCTGTCACCAAAGAGAGACAGTCTGACCGTCGCTCAGAGCCGGCGCCGCCGCACGACCGCGCCCAGCACCAGCAGCCCGCCCAGCATGAGCGCGTAGTTCGAGGGTTCGGGCACCGCGGTCACGGCGATGGCACCGGCGTCGAAGCCCACTCGCAATACGGTCCAGTCGCTGTAGTCGAGGTTGTTGGTGAGGGTCAGCTCGAAGGGCTTGATGATGCTCGCGACCTGGCCCCAGGCACCGCCGGAGCGCAGCACCTCGTCGAAGCTCTCGGAGCTCCATCCGCCGAAGTGGGCGTTCACATAGGCCGTGTCGCCGGCGCCGGTGGCGAAGGTGTAGGCGCTGAACCAGCCCGTGAGCTTGAGCTCGGTGTGGGGCGAGAGGAGGTAGGAGGGATAGTGGTAGGGGTCCATCGGCACGGTGCTCGCCGCCGCGCGACTGTTGCCGCTCGCCGAGGCGAAGGCCCAGTGCCCTGCGCTGCTGGTCTCGGCATGCGCGACGGCAAGATCCGTCTGGACCCCGGCGGCCAGAGGCACGAACCAGCCGGTGCCGATCTTGGCCGACTGCGTATCCACGAGGTCGGCCGGCATGCCCTGATCGCGCGCCGTGGCCGTAACGAAGGTGCTGGGCGTGGCAAAGGCATTGGTCTCCACGCTGGGCGCAATGCCGTCGCCAGGATCGAGATCCCGCAGGGTGAAGTGGAAGTCGAAGATGGAAGCGCCTGCTTGTGCCGCGGCGAACACTGGCGCGGCAGCGAGGCAGCAGGAAAGCGCAAGCACACCGGATGGAACGATCTGAGCGAAACGCATGATTCACCCTCCGCGGACTCGGTGAGGACCACCGCTTGGGAGAGGAAGCAATAAATGCGCGCGGCATCGCGGCGTGGCAGGCGCGGCTTGCGGAAATCCAGCGCCGGTGCAGGTGCCCGGGTCTATCGCAGGTCGATGGGGATGAAGCCGCGACGAGACTGCCGCAGCCGGGTCCGCATGCTAAGGTGCCCCGTCGCGACGCCGGATCGCGACACCGGAATCGCGACTACACAAAAAGACTATCAGGGAGCTACACATGCAGTACGCCCGACTCAT is a genomic window of Niveibacterium sp. SC-1 containing:
- a CDS encoding helix-turn-helix domain-containing protein; this translates as MSPKFPPVQALLAQLMEMAQQGAPNTCVYVRAHHTCLLRAVDIPQGLIAFPLRGHKRAYDGERWLRVDPGEMLVVPNARRVDIENVLDEEEGCYAAVVVPISGRVLDAARTLASTQRSAGGGNVASEPVAPYVATLTGWAQAIAEGDEDRAAYALVGFIMALAEAGHTGLLQAPLPRLADRVRDMVAGEPAREWRSLDVEDVLGMSGATLRRRLAEEGTSLREVTAEARLSHALALLISTRLPVKSVAARAGYASVSSFVKRFSARYGVEPSRVSTAQA
- a CDS encoding PEP-CTERM sorting domain-containing protein (PEP-CTERM proteins occur, often in large numbers, in the proteomes of bacteria that also encode an exosortase, a predicted intramembrane cysteine proteinase. The presence of a PEP-CTERM domain at a protein's C-terminus predicts cleavage within the sorting domain, followed by covalent anchoring to some some component of the (usually Gram-negative) cell surface. Many PEP-CTERM proteins exhibit an unusual sequence composition that includes large numbers of potential glycosylation sites. Expression of one such protein has been shown restore the ability of a bacterium to form floc, a type of biofilm.) — its product is MRFAQIVPSGVLALSCCLAAAPVFAAAQAGASIFDFHFTLRDLDPGDGIAPSVETNAFATPSTFVTATARDQGMPADLVDTQSAKIGTGWFVPLAAGVQTDLAVAHAETSSAGHWAFASASGNSRAAASTVPMDPYHYPSYLLSPHTELKLTGWFSAYTFATGAGDTAYVNAHFGGWSSESFDEVLRSGGAWGQVASIIKPFELTLTNNLDYSDWTVLRVGFDAGAIAVTAVPEPSNYALMLGGLLVLGAVVRRRRL
- a CDS encoding PEP-CTERM sorting domain-containing protein — translated: MFSRGSLLLSVVALGLAGGSNPVLASAHAAASISNFRVELIDLDPGDGVSPWIAHTTDLYLTADSTADANVSGATPEETLWSHSSVSMHQGEIYTPVSAQISNSVANASAQIGSSWISVQAAASGDGRATAEAIPSMVFHHPPVDFVLSPATELRVSGWLSAYVSAGSLDDWADASYDFELYGADGGMSVSRFLVGGRANEALSESLSEPFEMSYSNASTAWSHFAWMGDVSVSVWSVPGPVSSVPEPASYALMLGGLAVIGLIRRRRQ